A stretch of DNA from Besnoitia besnoiti strain Bb-Ger1 chromosome II, whole genome shotgun sequence:
TATTCGTCCAGACTCTGTTTGTTCGCTTCCCTCATCGCCTCCTCCCAGGAGGGCATCGACTTATCCGCCTCTGTTGGATCCATGTAGACGAAAAAGTTGGCGTGGCCAAAAAGAATGCGGTCTCGGTGCGCCAGCAGCTTCTCCTCCCCTGCAGCCAACGGCTGCCCGTTGACCAGTGTCTTCCCGTTCGCCTTCAGCTTCACCTCGTAGGTCGCGTTGGCCTCGGATcctccggcgctgcaggacaACGTGGCGTGGTTCACAGTCACGCCGAGCCCGCCAATCTGGAAAGTCGGCTTGTTTTCGCTGTTTGGCTTCCcgacgctgctgctgccctcgGGCAGGTTGAGGGTGATCTTCCCCGACAGGAGCGGGTCTTCGTTCAAGTTCTTCAGGCACGCCTGGTTCTCGACCTGCTGCTCCTtgccagctgctgcgtcgcgtgcctgcgcctccgcgagcttcTGTTGCCAACTCTTCGACATCTCTTCCAGGGCCCGGCGGTTCGCCTCCAGCTCTTCTTCGTACTGCTGCTTCATCTTGTCCATCTCCTCCTGCGTCTTCCCGGAGTCAGACAACACCAACTCCCCTCCGGCGGCCTGCGAAAAGGAACACGCGCGACAATCGAAGCTGAAAATGTTGTGTGATACGGCGTTTCGCACCTGACAATGTGCGGCCGGTCCCGCTCAGGTACGTCAGGGAGCGGGGACACAAACCTGTTCACGAGGGGTAGAGTTCAATCAGTGCGGGGCTCCACTGCTACTCCAGCAAACCCGAGTCAAGGGAGTAAAGCGGAGCTGCGCTCCGCAGCTAGCAGGTTTCAGGTACTCACAGACGCACGTGTGCAAAGGcgcatatatctatatatatatatatatatacatacagataCACATACACGTACCGCAAGAAATGTGGGCGACTCCGTGGGTGTCAGTATGTCCTACGGAACCTGCTGCGTGACCTACATGCGTACGCACGAAGCGATTCGACATGTGCCACCCCCCCCGGCGACGAAAAACATGGGCCTCAGAAAGGCAGTGCCTACTCGAGACCCAATTCATGGTCTTCGCCGCATCTCACCTTTTTGAGGCGCTCATTCTCTTCCTTCAGCTCTCTGATCAACCGTTCGAGTGGGTTTTCGTTGACCACGGCTTCGTTCTTGATGGATTTGACACGGTCAGCGTAGCGGAGCGTGGAGAGAGTCTCCTCATAGTTAACAGACGCTGGAGAGAGGGCAGCAATCATACACGTTTTGCTGTTTCCTCCAAGAGCGGACTGAAGAATACGCGTCAGCGCTGAGTCGCGATATGGGATGACCTGCGAACGGCGAGCAGAGCTCAGACACGCAACTGGGCTCGCTGAGGCCCTCACGACGGAGGTTTACTCGTCGCCTGGATGTACCTCCACTTAGCGACAGGCCTGGCTTTCGTGGATGCAAGCACAAATATGTGACCACGTATGTGTACCCTTCCACGcggtctgcgtcgcgcagtCTGGAACTCTGAGACTGCGAAAGCCTACATGAGGGTGCTGCTGCCCCGCGTCTAGTACGCTACGGCCGCAATACCATTACACGTTGGGCTCTAATAAGCATTTCAGCTCATATCTTTTCATAAAGTTGAGCGCCTCACAGGCAGCAAGCACGAGGACATCGAGGAGGCGTGGGACAGCATCGGGACTCGAACGCCTACGCCTGTAACATTCGCTGCTTCTTTACGTCCATGATCCTCGTTCACAAGTGGTCTGGACACAACTGAGACAACGCTAGACTGGTTATATATATGAGCGAAAGCAAAGAGAGAGCTAGGCTCTCTGGGTGCACTTAAGCCATTTTCTCCAGCGCAACGGACTCGAGGGTCGCCATTACGCATCGGCAGGAGCTCGCACCTGACCGGGTTTGAGTTTACCGCAGGCTTTGTCTGCAAGCGCAGAAATAACGTTTCCCAGAGCTGATAGGGACTGGTTGATGGCGCAGCCCTCCTTCAGCCTGTCGCCCGTGGCTCCAGTCGACCCGGCTCTCTCCGATCCAGCCAGATCCACCAAACTGATTTCAGCGGTTTTTTGGCTCAGTGGCTCCTTCGTGGCCTCATCCAGCGTCACCTGGTTGTAAACAATCTGCAGAACAGTATGCGCTCGAGACGACGTTGCGTTCATCAGCGTTGCCCCGACGGTTCTGTTGCTAGTTCCTAGAAGGCAAAACAGAGGGCAACGACGCGAACAAGGTGCTTGGCTCAAAGCCTCCATGCAGCGCACTACACACCATCAGAAACGGTGCTGCGCCTGCCAACGGGCGAAACACAGCATCGAGGCTGCCTCGAGCATCTACAGGAAGCGCCGTCTCCGCATCAATCTCATGGATGGAGCACTGAGGTCTCACGGCGCAGCTGAGCTGGAAACGCATCGTCAGCAGCAGTAGCGAAATATCGCCCATGTTAGGCACTTTAACCGCCCGCAGAAGCAAAAGTGGTCCTCACAGCTTGACACAAGCAAGCTTTCACGTTGTATGGCCGCATTGCAGCCAACACAAAGCCCGATGACGCCACCCTTGTTTCAGGTAGGCTGGACGACAGTCAGGTCCTCGTTCGCTGAACTGCGCAAAACCGCTGCGTTTCTAGGGGTCTGTGAGGAAATTTATACAGTCCGTTAACTGCCGCAAGCTCCAAGTTTTCAGCGTTGGCAGCCTTCGCTGTCCCTGCTCTGTCTATATGATCATGCGCAGTAAACCTCTCCCCGAAAGAGGCGTCTTGAAGCCTGGAATTTCATACATCCATTGTACTACTGTGGGTGCTGAAGCAGTATCTGATATCATCTCGTTTGCGGTCTTTGTCATTCTGTAGCATCCGAGCTTATCGCGGCACCGTTGGAGTGTGTCGATGCCCCATACCTTCGTCGAGTTTGGCCTGGATCGCGTCGTATGTATCGACAGGATGCTTGCTGAGGTCTTGGACAAAAGTGCCGAGCTGCGGAGTATGACGGATTTTCAAGCCTCCCTTGGGGCGCTGATCAGGTTTTACGAGGAGGTCCTGAACCGCCTCGTTATAGATCTCTAGCATACTAACTGTCACCTCAGAACGAAGCAAAGGGTCTTTGATGCTCTTGATTCTCTGAAATATCTCCTCGCATGCACGGACGACAATCCCTTTGTTGGCGCCATAGCCCACCATAGAATAGCTTTTTCCTGCTCCCGTTTGGCCATAAGCAAAGAGGCAAGCATTGTACCCCTCAAACGCATTGTTCAGCACATCTTTCCCAATATCATTGAATACCTTTTCTTGATCGGCGTATTTGGCCGACACAGGCTTAGAATAGCCGTTCTCATCATTGACGAATCCGTCGTGAGACCAGTAGGAGTAGTCGAAGGCAAACGTTCTACTCTGTTTTTCATCGTCAAGATTTGTAATGGTTGTACTTTTCCCATTCATATCGATACAAAGGCGGGCGTTCATAGTCTTTTCCCGGTCATTGAAAGGCCGGACGCGGACGGCCACCTTGACGGAAGACATTGTGAACGACTCAAGGAAACATACAGCGTAATAAAGTAAGTTAGTTAAGAGAAGCTGTATACGGACTTATAGCTGTGGACACCCAAACTGTGTGAATCGCAAAGAATCTCTGTGGAGGAATTATTTCTCTTGACACTTCGAATCTGCTACAGGATCGATGAGGGATGCTGTCGCCTTTTGTTTTGAAGCAATGCACGCCTCAAGTCTCACGCGTTCGTTTGGATCCTAAATCGAAGGTTGCGCGCCATGTTACGAAGTTCCGTCGTTGAAGCTACACGTCACTCAGTGTGTGATGACGCGCTTCGAGCAAGGTGCGATAAAGGAAGCAGCAACAAGACCTCCCTTGCAGGGGGGTGTTCGCAGCATCACTTCATTTAAGGAACGGTCCTTCTGAAGCACTGTCCACATCTGAAGGCCTCGGGGGGAACGGGTCGGATGGCTGGGTTCAAAACGGAATTTGTATACCCATCATACTCAGGAAGTGCATGTAAGTTTATTGCATGCGAACCGACGCAGTCGCAAAGCGAACGCGTTTTTTAACTACATTATTCGTACGTCTCACTGTGTCTTCTCTGCCGGATAGAGGGAGGCCGACCCTTGCAGATTAGGATGTCTCGTGCTCGATAACGAGACCTAGTTGAGGACACGCGTCGCAGGTAGCACCTTTACCTCGCTGCTCATGAATGCTGCATATATTTGTCGAAATGAAACAGGACAGAACAACTAACGTCTGGTTTTCAGAATGCGGTGCAGCTTAAAAGGGTTCAATCAATTTAGgcgaaaaacgaagagaTCGGTTTGCCACCAACAGACGCACTTTCCAGTATAAACTGGTTTCGGGCGTGTGGCAGGGAACATCACCTAATTGTTGCGCCGCATCATGTTCAATTTCCGTTCATAAAACTCCAACAATGAAGTCGCACCTACCTTACGTTTTTCTCAGGCTACCTCCTGAAGTTGGAATCGCTGCCATGAGCTTGGCCCTGAGCTGGTTTTTTCAGCTTCGGGCTGTTGTCGGCGATCGGGACTGGAACTCGATCTCAGTTGCAACTCCAATACCAGCAGCACCCAAGCCCAAAACACCTCCGTCTTTGTAACTTCACTCAGTTTTCATACGCACTTTTTTGGTGGTGTTCACACGATTGACCCATCTCATTTGTTCGAATTATCGAGGCCCGCTCCAACGGCACCACGAAGTCTGTCACAGAATGTGTTATCCAAGAGGGTACGGTCATACGTGGAAACTAGTGGATTAGAAGCCATCAAGGCGCTAAACCCGAAGACGGACCGACGATGCGTTTTGCTAATAGGATCCCGAAATAATCGTTCGCCTGCGGCACGACGAAGTCTCCAGCAGACAAAGTGAGGCCGCATCCGTAGGGCCCGGTTGAGGGCCCTCTAGGCCTAGGTTGTTTCAGGAAATGTCTAGTAACAACGTCACTGTAGAGCACTTCATGCCTCCACAGCAGGATTTGTGGTTGCGTCTCTACTGCACGAGTTTTGCAGTGCGCTTTCATCATGGGGCACTTCTGGTCGTCGCCAGCGACCCGCTTTTCCCAGAAACGTTCTCGATCCGCTAGAACCGCCCACTAACCAAAACACAGGCCTAACCTGAGCTGCCTTTGAAAAGGCGACCCTACGGTGACCATGTGCTGTGCTCCAcctgaaggcgccgcggacgcggaagccCATCCCCTAGCCAGCACTAAACAGTGCTCCCTACGGGTGAATAAAAGTTCAATCTTTTGGCCATTGCGGCTCTTGTTAGAGCTTTTCAAGTGGTTAGAACAATGTCCAACGCGTGTCGGACACATACGCAGTACTTGTCTGTTCCATGCGAAAAGGGTAAGGTGTGCTTTGTTCGACTCAAAAGTGCGCTGCCGTGTTTTAGGAGGACGTGAGCCGGCACAGCCACAAACTGCAACTGTGCGAACCCATATTTATCTTCCAGGGTTTGGTCGTCCAGCTGAAAGCACATCCTTTCATATAACACACGTTTGCGCCCAATACTTTTCACCTGTTGTCGTTTCAGCTagtttttcgcgttttcgtTTTGCGTTTGGCGCCTTACAGGTCTATATATGGCATTGTGTACCCTGTCTTGGGTAACTGCATTCCTAAGGCATTATTTCTTTTGAAACAAGTTGTTGTCAGTGTTGGATTTGGCGTTGCCACTCTACTGTCTCCACAACAAGCCAAAACCAAGGCTTACTAACGAAACAGAGCAGCTGCCATACGTATTGCATCCCGCTTAC
This window harbors:
- a CDS encoding putative Chromosome-associated kinesin KLP1 (encoded by transcript BESB_039110), whose product is MSSVKVAVRVRPFNDREKTMNARLCIDMNGKSTTITNLDDEKQSRTFAFDYSYWSHDGFVNDENGYSKPVSAKYADQEKVFNDIGKDVLNNAFEGYNACLFAYGQTGAGKSYSMVGYGANKGIVVRACEEIFQRIKSIKDPLLRSEVTVSMLEIYNEAVQDLLVKPDQRPKGGLKIRHTPQLGTFVQDLSKHPVDTYDAIQAKLDEGTSNRTVGATLMNATSSRAHTVLQIVYNQVTLDEATKEPLSQKTAEISLVDLAGSERAGSTGATGDRLKEGCAINQSLSALGNVISALADKACGKLKPGQVIPYRDSALTRILQSALGGNSKTCMIAALSPASVNYEETLSTLRYADRVKSIKNEAVVNENPLERLIRELKEENERLKKAAGGELVLSDSGKTQEEMDKMKQQYEEELEANRRALEEMSKSWQQKLAEAQARDAAAGKEQQVENQACLKNLNEDPLLSGKITLNLPEGSSSVGKPNSENKPTFQIGGLGVTVNHATLSCSAGGSEANATYEVKLKANGKTLVNGQPLAAGEEKLLAHRDRILFGHANFFVYMDPTEADKSMPSWEEAMREANKQSLDEYGDAVGLEAVASAKLREMEAKMQEEREKMEREKREWERRVKDNEAMMVTAEGADAVALMKQFEEERRQHELELAKKQKELDEKLQRLSAEQEEEKKMQEAEHRARVVLEEILTKTIMLIEEANSIAEELGVGVYFSPKLTMRHDGLDISRKGTATNVMQQTEIQIRVERLDSDIVEAWKLELFEQKIFEMRELYNQYMASVPGDFRLPEGPDDPFASDPDSYQVLGQAYLYLDVLFNLLSVENEALPIFDFKGQRQGTLNLSIDLELLVDMEEVAQKGPHVSDLDYYDTVEDIKGKMLKVTVKVDSAQDLRENCCRRPEVNYKWIDGVSEVRFATDDLCNRNPTFSSVKEFDVMITDEVVSWFRGVLVFEVAGMMTNKQNKEQASSSATGTAAAKLKEKEALLAQIEQRLQAQGKTLEDFLNEN